The genomic interval TTTAAACCTGTTCGTTGAGCCTATGCAGTTTTGCACTAAATGATGTGTTGGTTTAAGGATCCTGAGATTATATAAGTCTTGAGCATGATATAGCTAAAACTCCATGCATGCTTTCATAAATCGTTTGTTAGCTTTGTTCCAATTAACAAATATAGGTTGTGTGCTATCATTTGTGCTTGTTGTTTATGAACCTCAAAGTCTACCTTAGTTCTGTTCAACAGTATGAGTAAGATATTTTGCCCACATGTCCAGATTGACAATAATGATCCAAATGCTTCCCTGACGCGGAAACGTGTGGATGCGATAAAGAGAACCTGCATGTCATCTTGTTCACTGAAGAGAAGGTTTGCTGGATGATTTAGTGTTCTATTTCTTTGTGttgttatttttcatctcGATTGATTGTCTTAATTCTATAGGGGATACGATTTGGAGAAGTCCAAGTACAACACTACGCTGGTGaggaaagaatatatataaactgcaTATCCTTCTAGTGTTCTGTTTCTGTAACTTTCTGACTACTTCTCTGACTTGCTCAGATAATGGTCGTACTTCTGTTGGTGGCTATTGTTTTGGGCATGATATATGCCAAGTAATTCGTCCTTGGTGGTCGTTGCCCTCAGCTAGATAATCTACACATCAGGTACGGCAAATGGTTTCAACAATTTGACCTGTTTTATTTCGTTTTGAACAGTGAACGGGAAAAGGCCTGCCCGAATCTGATTATATGGACCGAATTTTGATGTCTTGGTTTCATTGCAGCGCCTGCTCCAAAGCAAAGGCAGCAAGTATTGACTGACTGCAGATGGCCATGGTCGCGTGTTATGCGGTCGTGATGCCATTCTGATCTTCTGCTCCTTTTATCTTCGGTTTCCTTTGCTGCTAGACGGAACGTGTGTAGCCTGTGTTTTTACAAAGTTGTATCTGTTCACCTAGCTGTCCTTggtttctttcaaaattttggtgtaAATTGGTGCGAAAACATTTGTCTGTGGTTTTGTTAGCTTATGTAATCAAATATTTTGCTCAGTGCTTACTTTACCGGCGATCATATTCTTTGTTCACTCCAGTATTTATCTTTGCATCTATATATCTGTGATTACCGTTCTTTGCCTTGAGTAGTTATTGTCCGTAGCTGATGCtatgtatgtgtttttaacgggctaaaagtcaatgcaggaaaaaaaataagataaaaaaacgcAGAATCAACTTAAATGTAAGGTCAAAGGGGTTACATTGAAGGGGTTACATTTAAAGGTTTGAAgtataagagaaaagatagCGTTGTCCATCGTTTGCTTTTCAAACTTTTCAAaccaccaaaatttaattgtatatatttttttatatgtgttgaaGCATACTGTGtaagtattttataatgtTAAGTAGAGATACCTCCgatttagattataaaatattttaattttttctatattcatCTATGAGCTAATGTAAAACTATTGATGTTTTCTCCTTgtagtttcttttatttttcaagattACTTTTTAAGCCactgaataaaaattaattgtatatgtttatatatgtgttgaaGTGTACTGTGtaagtattttataatgtttgtAGAGATACCTCcggttacaaaatattttgaatttttctatatattcaTTTATGAGCTAATGTAAAACAAAGTTAATAACAGCTAATATTGATGTTTTCTTCTTGTagttccttttatttttaagattacCTTTTAAGCCGCTGAAaacagaacatatataaattagttttacaAGCTACGCATGCGATGCAACAGACAACGATATGGTTGACTTTTAACACATAAaaccatttatcttttttaaaataaatatttaattattatttattttgttgtggttgatttcacatatttctaaaaataataataaaacaaacagtCAAAAACGTGAGGAGCAATGCAGAAGATGGTTTGTGCAGCACCGTGGATGCTGATCGCTTCCAAATAATAATGCAATAGAATACCCCGTTATCACAAATGAAAGAACACTGATAagcacaaaagaaaacaacacacGTTCGTTAGAGCCTCATCCAAAACTACGCCAAAAAGCAGCAAACGAGCGGGAGAATCAGCCAACCAAGACTCGGCCAGTAAAAGAGAAGCCCGCTACATGGGGAACACCGGTGCAGTGACAACCatccataaattaattaagggtAAGAGGGCGCATTTTCCAGCACCATGCCAACCAGGGTGATTACAAATCCCAACACATCAGATGTTTTCAGGGAAATCAATAGAATATCATCGTTGCTCTCGCGACAGCCAGGAATCAGTATCATTCCCAGGAACTCGTTGCGCCTTGACCACCCCCATATCCGCCACCGCCataaccgccgcctccgtagccaccgccacctccacctccatagccgccgccgccgcccctgtGATCACGGCGGAAGTCACGGCCACCAAATCGGGCGCCACCGCCAGATCGGCGGTTTCTGCCACCACCTCCATATGAAGAGCGGGCAGAGTAGCGCTCAAGCCATGGAGGAACCTCCTGGTTTGCTTCCTGCATTAGTTCACATAATGGCCTCGCCAGTGATATATTGCCCTCGTTGAAAAATGCAGTTGCCAAGCCAGACTTCCCTGCTCGTCCTGTTCGTCCAATACGATGAACATAGTCATCTATGTCATTGGGGAGGTCAAAATTGATGACATGGGCAACATGAGGTATGTCGAGTCCACGGGCAGCGACATCTGTTGCAACAAGGATGGGAGTTGCTCCACTCTTGAAAGATCTAAGCGCATACTCTCTTTCCTGGGAAATACCAAGCACACAGAAATAACGATGATAAGGTGCATATATGTTCGTATGTGGCATTACAGACAAGCAACATGCTCAATCTGGATTACTGAAGAAAACAGATATAATATCAATCACTAGTGTGCAAGCATATGTCAGACAACCCTATTGCTGCATTGTTTAGATTCAGAGTGACGAGCCATCACTTCCATttgtaattttacatatcAAGGACGATAATAAGATGCATTTGTTTTTGCCATTTTGGAGCATCCAAGTTATTGTTTTTTCCACCAAAATCCAATTATAATATGCAcggataaataaaaaatgaaatgccCATGTGATGCTTGTAAGTCAACTATCACATAATGCAAGCAGATCAAGTCTGGCATACCTGTTGTGATCGATCGCCATGAATACTTGTAGCAGGAAACCCATTTGTAAAAAGCCAGTTCTCCAAAGCATCAGCCCCCCTCTTTGTCTCCACAAAGACCAGAGTAAGCGCTTGCTGCAAACAAGATGAAAACATGAGCTAATGGAACTATAAtcctaaaaatcatataaataagcATTCTCAACTGATCACGATTTGAGctgaaaaatctattttatatatcttgGTTAGACTAGCAATATTAGTCTGGTgaacaattatttttggtatcatttccctaaaaaaaaagaccaagACATACTAGTGCATCATACCTTCCCATGAGCACCATTTGCCTTTTGGGCATGGAGAAGATCCATGAGGTAACTTCTCTTATCTGCTTCAAGGACAAACTCTACCCTTTGAGCAATCAAATCAGTACTTGAACCAACTCTTCCAACAGCAAGGAAGATGTACTCGGCAAGGAAATCTGAAGCCATCCGCTGCAAGGGAAAAGGGAGATTTGTatcaataaaaatgttatatatcaTTATTACAGGCTACAATATGTAGCTCAACAGAAATAACTACCACATGCTACAACAAACAACAGTATTTTCCTCAGACAAGAAAACTAAACAGATATCTACATATAGATTATTGCAGCATTAAGCAGTGGAGCCTATAATTTTTCTGATCACTATacaatttttgaaatacaatacaactaaaatatgttGCGCATGGTAaatgtagctagctagctatctatCACTAAAATAATGGATCTGAGAATTTTTACTTTGGAGTAGACATCTCATAAAAATAAGCAACCAACCGATAAGTATAAATGACGACAAACATGGCACATGTTAGGAAAAGGAATAATTATGTAGTATATTTGTGCATACAAAGAGAGATTGTAAATGATCTTCCCAACTAAATTTCTAGATGGTATTTGTGCATATTATCAAAGCAGAAAGTTTTAGGTAGGAAACGTACCTGTATTTCTTTTGGAAAGGTGGCACTAAACAGCATTGTCTGCCTCACACCACGTGGGGGCATGTCCATCTGCTCAACAATTTTACGAATTTGTGGCTCGAACCCCATGTCAAGCATTCGATCAGCTTCATCAAGAGCTAAAAAATTCACCATTTGCAGTGATACTCTAGCCCTCTCCAGCAGATCCATCAGCCGACCAGGAGTAGCCACTAGGATTTCAACACCCCTTTCCAGTTCCCTCAACTGCAATAACATATAAAGGCTTGTTCAATAGCCATGCATATTGCTTTGCAGAGGTTACTGTCAGATAAATGCAATAGAGATAACACTATTGTTGGAGGGGAAAAGACAGCTTTTCttcaaatatatcaatatttgattaaattattcTATAAGGAGAAGTCTTctatgcctttttttttgtaggcTAGCTTAAATCGAAATTGTATTCTAATGCAACAGTCGCTATATGATCGCCTAAACAGCCTACATACTTAAAGCATCTCACAACATATAGATATGTTCAATGATTCAAAAATGCATTCATAGCATGCACCAATAATAAGGGATGGATGTCATAACCTTTCTAGAATGCCAAGAGCCCAGCAAGCTCTCATTATAAACATTAATATTGCAGAGGAGAGAGACTATATGCACAacacaatataattaattaactctcGAAGGTACAAAAGAAATCAGCAGATCAAACAACAAACTTTCTAAGGTAGAAAAGAAACTAAATAGATTATAGATTGATTAGGAACCATGCTGAAAGAGTAAGGGTCTGAGAAAAACCTGTTGATGTATTGGCGCTCCCCCATACGCAACCACCACCCTAACACCAGTCTGGTATGCGAATTTCCTTGCTTCTTCATGAATCTGAAATGGGAATATATATGGTAAGAAACCAATGCAAAAATAAGGACCGTCCCAGCCCTACCTGaagcaaaaaagaagagaaaaatcaTACTTGGACTGATAGCTCACGAGTGGGGGATAAAATCAATGCAAGAGGGTATGCAGTCCTCGATCCCCTTGGCCTCTGTGGTGGCCTTGACTTCATTATCCCACTAATGATAGGGAAACAAAAAGCGGCTGTCTTTCCGGATCCTGTCTGAGCACAGGCCATGAGATCCCGCCCTGCAATGGAGATTGGAATGGCATATCGCTGCACAGGTGTAGGCTTCACATACTTGCACCTTCGTATGTTCTCATTCAGGGCATCACCCAAATCAATCTCTGCAAAAGTATTGACCGGTGGAGGCACATCATTGCCACTTGTTTCCACAGGGATGTCCTCATAGGCATCAAAGTTGATGCCAGTGTTGGCCTgactctcaaaatcaacttctgcCGCTTCCTCTGCCTCGCTATCGGCAAAGGGGTTTGGTTCACGGTCTCTGCGGTCCCACCCAGGGCGGGAGTTccaaccaccaccacggccaccaccaccaccacccccctGGCGCAGGCCACCTACAGCACCGGTACCGCCACCACTGGCAGGACCAGCCCAGCGAGAGCCACCAACAGCAGCTGCGTAACCAGAAGGCTGTACAGAAGCTGAGGACTGGACAGCAGCTGGTCCTGGAGCTGCAGTTGGAGCGGCAGTTGGGGCTGGGCCTTGGCCGCGGAGGTGAGGAGGTACGTATGCGCTGCGAGTGGGGCGCGAGTTCTGGTGATTAGCAGCAGGGGCAGAAGCAGCACCAGTCGCGGGCGCCGATTCCTCGGCGTTCGCAACTGAATCAGCCCATGAAGATCGCATAATTTTGCACAAAACCTTTGATGAAGAAGCTACTGCTTATCGTAGTACCtagaaataacaaatattcAATGCTGTCAGTACAAAAATAATGTGGGGTCTGGGAGGATAACTCCTTCGGCAGCAGCAATACCGAATATGAATTAAAGGAACAGCTatcctttttttctcatcaaagcaaaatttcatttaataatcccaacataaatttaaaaaggaaaaaaaatcatctgcaCGCATGCTTCTAGCCAACACAATATATGTTGAATTGGTTAAGTCCTCCGAAACATGCAAACAAAATATGGTTAACATATATGTAAGTGTCGACAAATCAGAttgtataaaacataaatagggCAGACCTAATCATGAATCTGTAGATACTATCTACAAGTTGAAATTAAGCTTAATacgcagatttttttttaaaaaagtacaaTCAGCAGAGGCACAGGTTATGTGTAAGAACTGGCATACTTTGCTCAAGATTTTGCTAAGAGCACTGGCAGCTACAACCTACAACTATGCTAAGCCAAAACAGCATAGAATCAAACATACTACCCATCACTTAAACCAATCAACGCACACATAGAAGTAGCAATGTGAACACGGGAATCATCGTCCGCTTGCAGATTGCACTAGCATTAACTTTAGCCGGTAGATCTCATCGGATAAACAACAAAATCCATGTATTCAACCCACCAACCGTCAACAATTGTACCAAACTAGCGCAGTCGTCTCAGATACGAGGAAAAAACCAGCATGCAGAAGGTGAACCTGCGAATCGAAGCAACAAAAACAAGGCACCGCCTACGCCCGCCACACGGTCAAGCGGGAGAATCCTACACTAAACCGTAATTCCTCTCAATCCGCTGCCAATCCCCCGCAGAAACCCTACAAATCGAGCAAATCCACGTAGCCCGAACGCAACCAAGCGAAAACCAGCTCtcaatctcaaaaaaaaaaaaaaacacgcaaACGCAGATTAGAGATCCAACCAGCGAgcagcaccgccgccacggccaACTAGCTCCAAACACGCACGCTCGAAGCAGAACAGGTGAAATCCCTCccagcaaaagcaaaaacaaaaacgcGCGCCGCCCGAGCTGGATCGAGCGAATCCGAGAGCGGGATCGGGGCGGGACGGGACGGGACGCTCACCTGCAGcagcgggcgggcgggcggggaggaggcggcgaacCAGCCGAGGCGCGGTCGCGAGGGAGAGCGGGACGCAAGCGCGGCGAGGCCTCGCGAGAAACCCTAGGTAGGTCGGTAGGTAGAGGAGGAAAAGCGGAAGGAAGGGAAGGGGAAACGCAGGCAGTCGGTGGGTTGGGATGCCGAAAGTTGGAGGGGAGGCAACCAGGGGAGGACTTATAcgagcggaggcggtggaggagggggagcggAAAATatctgctcttttttttttcttttcctttctcttgATGACTTGGcccgcgacgcgacgcgacgcggcTCTGTGACGGTGGGCCCTTGGGTGGGCCGTGCTTGGCTCCGGATTCCGGATCCGGCCCGGGTACGGATGCGCCGAAACTATGGGCGCGCTTTCGGCGGCCGCCTGCGTGGGAGGCCTTTTGGAGGACATCAATGGCGTGAGGGTGTCGCAAATTTTGTATGCGGAAGAAACACTGGGCGTGCTTTCGCATGGATTTTACGTAAACATTTTAGTTTTCTAAAGATTATCCTAGAATCCCGTAAGACAGATAGTTTGTAGAAGTTGCTTAAGCCAAAGTTGATGTTGGCTCGGGAGAGGTGTTAGGGGATCAGAATATCTCCCGGTGATTGGGCGCGAGAGATAGAATTCACTTACATAATACattcttttaaaactttgtCATCTAAGACTGTTTATAAATGTATAATGTATGTTTATGGATACATGTTGAGTTGTTACGCGTACAACATGATAGCGTGTGTATATGACATTGTTGATTGTTGTTCTACCAAGTGTAACTGGATAAATAAGGATAATATAgggttgtttggtttattGTCGCGGTTGGTTTACAGTGCTACAATTCATGTGTTAGCAGTTTGACAGGTTAGGAGTTTGTTTAGTTCATGTCATGCTTGTGAAAAGATTTTTTCATCTAAACTAATATTAAAAGTACCaattaattctttttcaaGTCCACCATAAAAATGTACACATGAGTTTTCTAACCGTTGGATCCCATTGATCCAATGTGCCAAAATACAAGCTGGATCAACCCTCCTATTTGGAATATTGCACAGCTGTGCACTCCACATCGGACCGTAGGCTACCCGACCTTGCCCGCCGCCAACGCCGCTTCTCCCGACCTTACCGTCTATCGCCGCCACACTTCTCCCAATCTCTTCCTCtatcgccgtcgtcgctcggGTGGTGCAGCGCATGGATGGAGGGGTCGGGAGGCGAGCGGTGGACGGCGCGGAAGGACTTGGTGTCATGCGCGTGCGTCTGCCGCCGGTGGCGCAAGGCCATGGCGGTCATCTTGCAGCCGCTGCCTGAGTCCGACAAGATCATTTTCCCGTCCTCACTGAAAGAGGCGAGGAGCCTAATGGGAaggcacaattttttttggaaaaaattgcaaaaatgacACCCTAAATCGCGTTCTTTTGTAGATTTAACACTGGACCCACAtttcataaacataaatagatCTATATGTCATCTACTCTGAGTGTCAAATTTACAAACACTGCATGTTTGGAGTGTCATTTTTGCAAAAGGGTCTT from Oryza brachyantha chromosome 3, ObraRS2, whole genome shotgun sequence carries:
- the LOC102718816 gene encoding DEAD-box ATP-dependent RNA helicase 37, whose product is MRSSWADSVANAEESAPATGAASAPAANHQNSRPTRSAYVPPHLRGQGPAPTAAPTAAPGPAAVQSSASVQPSGYAAAVGGSRWAGPASGGGTGAVGGLRQGGGGGGGRGGGWNSRPGWDRRDREPNPFADSEAEEAAEVDFESQANTGINFDAYEDIPVETSGNDVPPPVNTFAEIDLGDALNENIRRCKYVKPTPVQRYAIPISIAGRDLMACAQTGSGKTAAFCFPIISGIMKSRPPQRPRGSRTAYPLALILSPTRELSVQIHEEARKFAYQTGVRVVVAYGGAPIHQQLRELERGVEILVATPGRLMDLLERARVSLQMVNFLALDEADRMLDMGFEPQIRKIVEQMDMPPRGVRQTMLFSATFPKEIQRMASDFLAEYIFLAVGRVGSSTDLIAQRVEFVLEADKRSYLMDLLHAQKANGAHGKQALTLVFVETKRGADALENWLFTNGFPATSIHGDRSQQEREYALRSFKSGATPILVATDVAARGLDIPHVAHVINFDLPNDIDDYVHRIGRTGRAGKSGLATAFFNEGNISLARPLCELMQEANQEVPPWLERYSARSSYGGGGRNRRSGGGARFGGRDFRRDHRGGGGGYGGGGGGGYGGGGYGGGGYGGGQGATSSWE